In Cutaneotrichosporon cavernicola HIS019 DNA, chromosome: 1, one DNA window encodes the following:
- a CDS encoding uncharacterized protein (Arrestin (or S-antigen), C-terminal domain), with protein MHSPSTHRLFGLGVSPGYSSPNRKSAPTPLSPTPRAPFAAETSVSNPPSPAPYTTPGRFRIANPDPPPEDEDIGVNSLQAQAARSFSLKPTHAARSSAFAAINSTLASHTPLSPGDPFTAPLGPLDNNNPNVSEPHDNPSPQKLLVNSNGAKNSPRQIRPSKSSEFMRRFRNSSEEPPRNTTPYQALSDDEDDDERLRLPPSAVRTTNSPARTLQPQSRWSDSTNSASDFPLPPNRTPASSAENSGSAESFTTAKNSGPDSFGSSDSKGNKAAPHRSQPWPMAAKAGPAAPTTSVTLGKNKHSQNAALFAAETGGMVVLDNASRLYSPGDCPGRVVNRMPGYARVPSASRHVHRKSTGDLNFRRELVPEESPRQPDFTRSRGPLTPPLSDEGIELRRRGHVRANSDGIALLARQGTLFHPASSDTRASQELEVMLGKPKSRRLSANAILPAPMTPKKNEVRLEASKKSRARVELDVVIERECVVEGGELRGRLEVVVRGGKRGNGLRVGAGKLRVIGYEEVVEGSKTNRHIFYQHQYLLPEFFEHDSSPTTLFASDVDEEGFHLAHEGTHALPFSMQLPLGGGAKGSFTGEKDKGPNIRYVVVGSVKLHIPKSGKRAIAHFYRPIVLLPYHNPARALSPSRQPIVEFVESRLGWSLMGEKGKVFLQVSLGRQTWIAGQRVWCEVGVRNNSNKKITRCSLAILQTVNTFGVPKAKGTQEFLNTVRRKVSEETNEADFMDVGSGHVTSKSWWTGLEPGESNRWDMSVPIPTGMISIPRSKLVEIAYVLRVTLNNSIFVDVPLELINFLSVDPPPMPSDARRARVRMAVTGPAGTVRSCIASTLPPPAIQTPQQVNVAVQTMPPQSQPASLLPRLPGVPEDGGIGYTFEQLKGEPQGTQPIARSSSTTLNIEALVAQGRVRSEECARSAGHSDPHSDGHSNLYSAGLLQVPGDGNTDLMPRPISPGSKYSSVGTVVPGSAMSTIRGRRDSYASNAWSIDEEERDRLVMEGYRRDGRVNALAVIEHETPSRLDTPANGDVHDDMSALNSNLEPHEVHTYQPAEEPTGTNYEFDTASVYSTSDGPGRSGEPTPHVEQTETLVDSENDRTPMASPIGSPVTPPLVHPIVKFLHHISEEEEEPLTDDMLDDIVSLDGGAARGYLQDSGSADDEDDDDDDDDLVAAEVPAEDVTPRSSAFGRASLGERLSLACGGSAVVKKAQTAVPAEARQFSPQLSRKDGFSPISPQQEFGVNPDGIDYTEPLEIGNLSIASKISIGHDDGYDATSEHSSTISPSVHGHRATHPLPGGWSRYPGPYADAPMLPPPSSAREISWGRNLAGRTVSGQTAMISLDDSPVSPIFATFTPVSEMFGTPGPSPRSATFGTQTSFPAPRATEREGSSTPNGRQAALFAATAGRTREELADEDLHPPNVLSRVDTSGGDSFHTAQSDGDDMPQLKRSSDTDSSDDNLESPPTISQPVYTMPLPVPPGPSPHMSRGIPDRFRPIPAPVPPPPMSEESHVSNASSSHDSGILPAFKARVAQFETREDALRRFTVASSAGLHSPTVPLSPVYSSSGSSGSHGNRGYTSSASGRRSYTSALGSRVAQAYSSPRSQTSFNIETPPTAAGEFVLAQHSGTSSISSVRQVWQMREQDDSAKQLLRSLSTASHSTTATDIERVLTRSPVSTPRGPRPPLHKSGLISSVSSRDNRDSGSTLSMDMSELGAPIINTIYRHSPALTPTREQAFLPEVMSETASIVDVQSYDSHGHSDEGVSSGSEFGKSHWTGSGRLPQFRARQAVPMPSFGPNRPNQGFYGV; from the exons ATGCACTCTCCCTCGACGCACAGGCTTTTTGGCCTGGGCGTGAGCCCCGGCTATAGCTCCCCAAACCGCAAGTCGGCCCCCACACCACTGTCGCCCACACCGCGAGCCCCTTTCGCCGCAGAGACTAGTGTCTCGAATCCGCCCTCCCCAGCGCCGTACACCACCCCGGGGCGGTTCCGGATCGCCAACCCTGACCCACCacccgaggacgaggacataGGAGTCAACAGCCTACAAGCACAGGCGGCACGCTCATTCTCTCTCAAGCCCACACACGCCGCCAGGAGTAGCGCTTTCGCGGCCATCAACTCGACTCTAGCCTCGCACACGCCTCTGTCCCCTGGCGACCCGTTTACGGCACCACTCGGTCCGCTAGACAACAACAATCCCAATGTTTCGGAACCTCACGATAACCCCAGCCCCCAgaagctcctcgtcaatAGCAACGGTGCTAAGAATTCGCCTCGCCAGATCCGGCCTTCTAAGAGCTCAGAGTTCATGCGCCGCTTCCGCAACAGCAGCGAGGAGCCTCCAAGGAACACTACTCCATACCAGGCCCTATCagacgatgaggacgatgaTGAGCGTCTGCGACTTCCACCAAGCGCTGTGCGCACTACCAACTCTCCTGCCCGCACCTTGCAGCCGCAGAGCCGGTGGTCGGACTCGACGAACTCTGCAAGTGacttccccctcccacccaaTCGGACGCCCGCGTCGTCAGCGGAGaactcgggctcggccGAGTCGTTCACCACTGCCAAGAACAGCGGACCCGATTCCTTCGGATCGAGCGATAGCAAAGGCAACAAGGCAGCGCCTCACCGAAGCCAGCCCTGGCCAAtggccgccaaggctggcCCTGCTGCGCCGACAACTTCAGTGACTCTCGGAAAAAACAAGCATAGTCAGAATGCGGCTCTCTTCGCGGCGGAGACTGGCGGCATGGTCGTGCTCGACAATGCGTCTCGCCTCTACTCGCCAGGTGATTGCCCCGGCCGGGTCGTTAACCGGATGCCTGGCTACGCTCGTGTCCCATCCGCCAGCCGTCATGTGCACCGCAAGTCGACAGGTGACCTCAACTTCAGACGCGAGCTTGTTCCTGAAGAATCTCCGCGTCAGCCAGACTTCACGCGTAGTCGCGGGCCTCTGACCCCCCCGCTATCTGACGAGGGTATAGAGCTGCGCAGACGCGGACATGTCCGCGCGAACTCAGATGGGAtcgcgctgctcgcgcgGCAGGGTACACTGTTCCACCCTGCGAGCAGTGACACCCGTGCATCGCAGGAGCTCGAAGTTATGCTCGGCAAACCCAAGAGTCGGCGCCTGAGTGCCAACGCGATTCTGCCTGCGCCAATGACGCCGAAGAAGAACGAGgtgcgcctcgaggcgaGTAAGAAgagtcgcgctcgcgtcgagctcgatgtgGTCATCGAACGCGAGTGCGTTGTTGAGGGCGGTGAGCTGCGTGGacgcctcgaggtcgttgtCAGAGGTGGCAAGCGCGGTAACGGCCTCCGTGTAGGCGCCGGCAAACTACGAGTCATTGGCtacgaggaggtcgtcgaaGGGTCCAAGACGAACCGCCACATTTTCTACCAGCACCAGTACCTCCTTCCCGAGTTCTTCGAGCACGACTCGTCCCCGACGACACTCTTTGCGTCcgacgtggacgaggagggcttCCATCTCGCGCACGAGGGCACGCACGCACTCCCTTTCAGCATGCAGCTTCCTCTCGGAGGCGGAGCCAAGGGGTCGTTCACGGGCGAGAAGGATAAGGGCCCGAACATCCGCTACGTTGTTGTGGGCAGTGTCAAGCTCCACATCCCAAAGAGTGGTAAGCGCGCCATCGCCCACTTCTACCGCCCAATCGTCCTACTTCCCTACCACAACCCCGCTCGGGCTCTCTCGCCGAGTCGCCAACCCATTGTCGAGTTTGTCGAGTCCCGCCTCGGCTGGAGCCTCATGGGCGAGAAGGGTAAAGTGTTCCTCCAGGTCTCACTGGGCCGGCAGACGTGGATCGCGGGACAGAGAGTGTGGTGCGAAGTCGGTGTGCGCAACAACTCGAACAAGAAGATCACACGGTGCTCACTGGCCATTTTGCAGACTGTCAACACCTTCGGAGtgcccaaggccaagggcaCGCAGGAATTTCTCAACACGGTCCGTCGCAAGGTGTCAGAAGAGACGAACGAGGCGGACTTTATGGACGTCGGCAGCGGACACGTAACGTCCAAGAGCTGGTGGACGGGCCTGGAGCCTGGCGAGTCCAACCGCTGGGACATGAGTGTTCCGATTCCA actGGGATGATCTCGATCCCGCGTTCCAAGCTAGTCGAGATTGCTTACGTGCTCCGCGTGACTCTCAACAACTCGATTTTCGTTGACGTGcccctcgagctcatcaactTCCTCTCAGTTGACCCGCCCCCCATGCCCAGCGATGCGCGCCGTGCCAGGGTTCGCATGGCAGTTACGGGGCCGGCGGGGACTGTCAGGTCGTGCATTGCATCGACACTGCCACCGCCGGCAATCCAGACTCCTCAGCAGGTCAACGTCGCAGTGCAGACAATGCCGCCACAGTCTCAACCAGCTAGTCTCCTTCCCCGTCTGCCTGGGGTTCCCGAAGACGGCGGCATAGGGTACACGTttgagcagctcaaggGGGAGCCACAGGGTACCCAACCCATCgctcgcagctcgtcgacgacgctgaacatcgaggcgctcgtcgcccagGGCCGCGTGCGCTCCGAGGAGTGCGCCAGGTCGGCTGGGCACTCGGACCCGCACTCGGACGGGCACTCTAACCTGTACTCGGCTGGGCTCCTCCAGGTGCCCGGAGACGGGAACACGGACCTCATGCCGCGTCCAATCTCACCAGGTTCCAAGTACTCGAGTGTCGGCACTGTCGTCCCAGGTTCGGCCATGTCCACCATCCGCGGCCGCAGGGATTCGTATGCCTCCAACGCCTGGTCGAtagacgaggaggagcgcgaccgtCTCGTGATGGAGGGGTACCGGCGAGACGGGCGCGTCAACGCCCTTGCAGTCATCGAGCACGAGACCCCCAGCCGTCTCGACACACCGGCTAACGGCGATGTGCACGACGACATGAGTGCGCTCAACTCGAACCTTGAGCCACACGAGGTCCACACATATCAGCCGGCGGAGGAGCCCACTGGCACAAACTATGAGTTTGACACCGCATCTGTGTACTCTACGTCCGACGGCCCCGGCCGCAGTGGCGAACCCACCCCGCACGTCGAGCAGACTGAGACCCTTGTCGACTCTGAAAATGACCGTACTCCAATGGCATCGCCCATCGGCTCGCCCGTTACTCCTCCACTTGTTCATCCCATCGTCAAGTTCCTGCATCACATtagtgaggaggaggaggaaccGTTGACGGATgacatgctcgacgacattgtcAGTCTGGATGGCGGCGCAGCCCGAGGTTACCTTCAGGACAGCGGGAGCGCGGACGAcgaagatgacgacgacgacgacgacgacctcgtcgctgcAGAGGTCCCAGCAGAGGACGTGACGCCGAGAAGTTCGGCTTTCGGCCGCGCTAGCCTGGGGGAGCGCCTGTCTCTCGCGTGTGGTGGTAGCGCTGTTGTCAAGAAGGCTCAAACGGCTGTCCCGGCGGAGGCCCGCCAGTTCTCGCCACAGCTCAGCAGGAAGGACGGCTTCTCCCCTATATCCCCGCAACAGGAGTTTGGGGTGAACCCAGACGGTATCGACTATACGGAGCCCCTCGAGATTGGCAACCTCAGTATCGCGAGCAAGATCAGTATCGGGCATGATGACGGATACGATGCGACGAGTGAGCATAGCTCGACTATCTCACCTTCTGTGCACGGTCACAGGGCGACGCACCCGCTACCTGGTGGGTGGAGCCGGTACCCTGGGCCGTACGCGGATGCTCCTATGCTCCCTCCACCGTCGAGTGCGCGCGAAATCAGCTGGGGTCGCAACCTCGCTGGGCGCACCGTGTCCGGCCAAACAGCAATGATCTCGCTAGACGATTCGCCAGTGAGCCCCATTTTCGCTACGTTCACCCCCGTCTCGGAAATGTTCGGCACCCCTGGGCCCTCGCCCCGCTCCGCCACCTTTGGAACGCAGACGTCCTTCCCGGCACCGCGCGCGACTGAGCGAGAAggctcctccactcccaaCGGCCGTCAGGCTGCCCTGTTCGCTGCGACGGCGGGTCGGACGCGCGAAGAACTtgcggacgaggacctgCACCCGCCAAACGTGCTAAGTCGCGTCGACACGAGTGGGGGAGACAGCTTCCACACGGCTCAgagtgatggtgatgacATGCCCCAGCTCAAGCGTTCGTCGGACACGGACAGCTCGGACGACAACCTTGAGTCGCCGCCCACCATCAGCCAGCCTGTGTACACGATGCCACTGCCTGTCCCACCAGGTCCCTCGCCTCACATGTCGCGCGGAATCCCAGACCGCTTCCGGCCAATACCAGCGCCGgttccccctcctcccatgAGCGAGGAGTCACACGTCTCAAATGCTTCGAGCTCTCATGACAGCGGCATCCTACCTGCTTTCAAGGCTAGAGTCGCGCAATTCGAGACACGCGAGGACGCCTTGCGTCGCTTTACTGTCGCCAGCAGCGCTGGCCTGCACTCCCCGACAGTCCCGCTGAGTCCTGTGtactcgagctcgggctcgtCTGGTTCGCACGGCAATCGTGGGTacacctcctcggcctcaggCCGGCGCTCGTACACCTCTGCACTTGGCTCGCGGGTGGCCCAGGCCTACAGTAGCCCTCGCAGCCAGACGTCGTTCAATATCGAGACGCCGCCTACCGCGGCCGGCGAGTTCGTCCTCGCTCAGCACTCGGGTACGTCGAGCATCTCCTCGGTGCGTCAGGTCTGGCAGATGCGCGAGCAGGACGACTCTGCAAAGCAGCTTCTGCGCTCGCTGTCGACCGCATCGCACAGCACTACAGCCACGGACattgagcgcgtcctcaCCCGCTCGCCTGTGAGCACTCCGCGTGGCCCGCGCCCGCCTTTGCACAAATCGGGCCTCATTTCGAGTGTTTCGTCCCGCGACAACAGGGACTCTGGGAGCACGCTGAGCATGGACATgagcgagctcggcgcgccTATCATCAACACCATCTACCGGCACTCGCCAGCACtcacgccgacgcgcgagcAGGCCTTCCTTCCCGAGGTCATGAGTGAAACGGCTTCCATCGTCGACGTACAGTCGTACGACAGCCACGGACACAGCGATGAGGGAGTGTCGTCTGGCTCCGAGTTCGGGAAGTCGCACTGGACAGGATCAGGGCGCCTCCCACAGTTCCGGGCGAGACAGGCTGTGCCGATGCCCTCGTTTGGCCCGAATCGACCCAACCAAGGTTTCTATGGCGTATAA
- a CDS encoding uncharacterized protein (to TIGR gene model, INSD accession): protein MSSEKFGDKFPHGGHSELEGGHKQAPTYDAEVTPAGEQTVHDAVFGELEEGGPDYRGVGSMGGFILMTKANLGLGVLALPSVFGVLGLVPGILIIFLVQSMIAYCGLAIGQFKVNHPEVYGLSDAGRVIGGRFGREFFYYVFQLFMLFIIGSALVGISTALNAVSAHGTCTAVFVAVAAVAGFLFGSIRTLSKVTWIGWVGLFSIMASIITLTVAVGVQDRPSEAPQTGPWDKDIQIFAHPTMAEAMSAINGIVFSYGATPMYFGIVSEMKNPKVYARSMVSSVFFLTAVYLIIGSVVYTFAGQYVASPALGTAGALLKKVCYGIAIPGLLASLTIFSHLAGKNLFVRILSGSYHLNHSTKTHWITWLSCVLGSVLVGYIIASAIPIFGTLISLIGALICPLVCFFPYAFMWIHDNWRLSDVRTTKRRMGLYLNILIIILAAFLFVAGTYGAIEDLISVTKKPIGKPWGCSDNSGTVKD from the exons ATGTCCTCTGAGAAGTTTGGCGACAAGTTTCCACATGGAGGCCACTCCGAGTTGGAAGGAGGCCACAAGCAAGCCCCAACCTACGATGCCGAGGTGACGCCCGCGGGCGAGCAGACCGTGCACGATGCCGTTTtcggcgagctggaagAGGGAGGCCCCGACTACCGCGGT GTCGGCTCGATGGGTGGTTTCATTCTCATGACCAAGGCCAACCTTGGTCTCGGTGTGCTCGCCCTCCCTTCCGTCTTTGGtgtcctcggtctcgtccCCGGCATTCTCATCATCTTTCTCGTCCAGTCCATGATTGCTT ACTGCGGCCTCGCCATCGGCCAGTTCAAGGTCAACCACCCTGAAGTCTACGGTCTCTCCGACGCTGGTCGCGTTATCGGTGGCCGTTTCGGAAGGGAATTCTTCTACTATGTCTTCCAGCTTT tcaTGCTCTTCATTATCGGCTCCGCCCTTGTCGGCATTTCGACGGCGCTCAACGCCGTCTCGGCCCACGGCACCTGCACGGCCGTCTttgtcgccgtcgctgcgGTCGCCGGCTTCCTCTTCGGCTCCATCCGCACCCTCTCAAAGGTCACTTGGATCGGTTGGGTCGGCCTCTTCTCCATCATGGCGTCGATCATTACTCTCACTGTCGCTGTCGGTGTTCAGGACCGCCCCAGCGAGGCGCCCCAGACCGGCCCTTGGGACAAGGACATCCAGATTTTCGCCCACCCCACTATGGCCGAAGCCATGAGTGCGATTAACGGTATCGTCTTCTCTTACGGCGCTACCCCCATGTA CTTTGGCATCGTTTCCGAGATGAAGAACCCCAAGGTCTACGCCCGCTCGATGGTTTCCTCTGTTTTCTTCCTCACTGCCGTCTACCTCATTATCGGCTCTGTCGTCTACACTTTTGCCGGCCAATACGTTGCATCACCCGCTCTCGGCACTGCTGGTGCGCTCCTCAAGAAGGTCTGCTACGGCATCGCCATTCCCGgtctcctcgcctcgctcaCCATCTTCTCCCATCTTGCCGGCAAGAACCTTTTCGTCCGCATCCTCTCGGGCTCATACCACCTCAACCACAGCACCAAGACGCACTGGATCACCTGGCTTTCCTGCGTCCTGGGctccgtcctcgtcggttACATCATTGCCTCGGCCATTCCCATTTTCGGCACCCTTATTTCGCTCATTGGCGCCCTCATTTGCCCTCT CGTCTGTTTCTTCCCATATGCCTTCATGTGGATCCATGACAACTGGCGCCTCTCAGACGTGCGCACCACCAAGCGCAGGATGGGGCTTTATCTCAACATTCTTatcatcatcctcgctgCTTTCCTCTTTGTCGCGGGCACGTACGGCGCGATTGAGGATCTCATTTCCGTCACCAAGAAGCCGATTGGTAAGCCTTGGGGCTGCTCGGACAACTCGGGCACGGTCAAGGACTGA
- a CDS encoding uncharacterized protein (Redoxin) gives MSFLVRALPTRTLAFARTTPRVVPFAMAARSLQTAAQAKAGDKIPSIPVKVDAMDKRVDFSSLPGKNIIVTVPGAFTPTCSSQVPGFIADVDKFKAKGVDGIYVVSVNDLFVVNAWKKAMHAPESMKFVADDQCELTHALGTVLDVTAGLGGLRCKRTVIVIQDGKIVDIVVEGDSSKSIDTTADNILAKL, from the exons ATGtccttcctcgtccgcgccctcccAACCCGCACTCT TGCCTTTGCTCGTACTACTCCCCGCGTTGTTCCGTTCG CCATGGCTGCCCGCTCGCTCCAGACTGCCGCccaggccaaggctggGGACAAGATCCCCTCCATTCCCGTCAAGGTTGATGCGATGGACAAGCGTGTTGACTTTTCCTCGCTGCCAGGCAAGAATATTATCGTGACTGTTCCAGGCGC CTTCACTCCCACCTGCTCGTCGCAGGTGCCCGGCTTTATTGCCGACGTGGACAAGTTCAAGGCAAAGGGCGTTGACGGCATCTACGTCGTTTCCGTCAACGACCTCTTTGTTGTTAATGCCTGGAAGAAGGCCATGCACGCCCCTGAGAGCATGAAGTTTG tcgccgacgaccagTGTGAGCTCACCCACGCCCTTGGcaccgtcctcgacgtgactgccggccttggcggcctccGCTGCAAGCGCACGGTGATTGTCATTCAGGACGGCAAGATCGTTgacattgtcgtcgagggtgaCTCGAGCAAGT CCATCGACACAACCGCGGACaacatcctcgccaagctctaA
- the pnk1 gene encoding uncharacterized protein (PNK3P-domain-containing protein): MNNHTTSLINKRILERVINLFTMPGLPGAGVFCRDGPPSLLHFYNRDVFADDDAAASLPSPPPESASEPSPTPRRRNRVALSLYDLDGTLIRPKSGYKFPRSADDWMWWHRDVPKRLRADVAAGRHVIVLSNQNLNGRVLRDWKEKIRMIAHEIDDVPIRVFAALDRDKYRKPNIGMLEYVLRMYAERGWDVDLRKTFFVGDAAGRAGDHCSDDRNMAHNANLTFRTPEFHFNQPFPLPKAPDEVAAVG; encoded by the exons ATGAACAATCACACCACTTCCCTCATCAACAAGCGCATCCTTgaacgag TTATCAACTTGTTCACAATGCCCGGTCTGCCTGGAGCAGGCGTGTTCTGCCGAGACGGTCCACCTTCTCTCCTCCACTTCTACAATCGCGACGTGTTCGCCGATGACGATGCCGCCGCGTCCCTtccctcgccaccacccgaATCGGCGTCCGAACCTAGTCCAACCCCGCGGCGGCGTAATCGCGTTGCTCTCTCCCTCTACGACTTGGACGGGACCCTTATCCGGCCCAAGAGCGGGTACAAGTTTCCTCGTAGTGCCGACGACTGGATGTGGTGGCACCGCGACGTACCCAAACGCCTTCGAGCTGACGTCGCCGCTGGAAGACacgtcatcgtcctcaGCAACCAGAACTTGAATGGGCGTGTACTTAGAGACTGGAAGGAGAAGATCCGCATGATTGCGCACGAG ATTGACGACGTGCCCATCCGCGTCTTTGCAGCTCTCGACCGTGACAAGTACCGCAAGCCCAACATTGGCATGCTCGAGTATGTTCTCCGCATGTATGCCGAGCGTGGATGGGACGTCG ATCTTAGAAAGACGTTCTTTGTCGGTGATGCCGCTGGCCGTGCTGGCGACCACTGCTCTGACGACCGCAACATGGCCCATAACGCCAACCTCACCTTCCGTACCCCCGAG TTCCATTTTAATCAGCCATTCCCTCTACCCAAGGCCCCTGACGAGGTCGCTGCGGTCGGGTAG
- a CDS encoding uncharacterized protein (Alpha beta hydrolase), translating to MTTIIITTGTVTSADGTTIAYERGGRGPPLILISSALSSREDLRGLASLLPFTVVNYDRRGRGHSTDTQPYTIKKEVEDIAALLAIYPSAALFGTSSGAVLALDAASTLNVPVISYEAPIIVDASRPPVPHSLAGDIDKLVESGNPAAAVRLFMKQGLGVGWLVIGLLMAMWPMWRSMVSMAKTAAYDCRICQGVQDCRPLLDRWGFQDKEKVLVVVGENADESILVGNKALAHMIGARLEVVKGAHHASPVMNPKVLVGVITEFLEPTKVDGNAIETAEMNTSMGKTVTEIDLDAVIKAKAKAITVDPVHDQVK from the coding sequence ATGACGACCATTATTATAACGACCGGCACAGTAACAAGTGCTGACGGCACGACAATCGCGTATGAGCGCGGAGGCAGAGGCCCTCCCCTTATCCTAATCTCTTCTGCCCTGTCCTCGCGTGAAGACCTCCGCGGCCTAGcctcccttctcccctTCACTGTAGTCAACTACGATAGGCGCGGCCGTGGCCACTCGACTGATACACAGCCGTACAccatcaagaaggaggtggaggacaTTGCGGCTCTCCTGGCCATTTACCCCTCGGCAGCGCTATTCGGAACCTCGTCCGGCGCGGTCCTAgccctcgacgcggcgtcCACTCTAAACGTTCCCGTAATCTCATACGAGGCGCCCATCATTGTCGACGCCTCCCGGCCTCCTGTCCCCCATTCCCTCGCCGGCGATATCGACAAGTTGGTCGAAAGTGGCAATCCCGCAGCGGCTGTGCGCTTGTTCATGAAGCAAGGCCTGGGGGTCGGATGGCTGGTCATCGGCCTCCTCATGGCCATGTGGCCGATGTGGCGCTCGATGGTCTCAATGGCCAAGACCGCAGCATACGATTGCCGGATCTGCCAGGGGGTGCAGGATTGCCGTCCACTCCTGGATCGATGGGGGTTTcaggacaaggagaaggttctcgtggtggtgggcgaGAACGCCGACGAGTCCATCCTGGTTGGGAACAAGGCTTTGGCCCACATGATCGGGGCTCGGCTTGAGGTGGTCAAAGGGGCGCACCACGCTTCCCCAGTTATGAATCCCAAGGTGCTTGTGGGGGTCATTACCGAGTTCCTGGAGCCCACCAAGGTGGATGGCAACGCGATCGAGACCGCCGAGATGAACACGAGCATGGGCAAGACGGTGACCGAGATCGACTTGGACGCTGTCATCAAGGCTAAGGCTAAGGCTATCACTGTTGATCCGGTACACGACCAGGTCAAGTAG
- the QRI7 gene encoding uncharacterized protein (Glycoprotease family), translated as MPKAISQALADAKLRLDDLDAIAYTRGPGMFGCLTVCTTAARALAAASGKPIVGVHHMQAHALTALLTEEKPPEFPFFTLLVSGGHTQLVLAEDMSKYRIVMTTTDNAVGDVFDKVARLLHLPPSPTRGLGPVLEEYAARPPLPPYDEAPLRLPLPLEGRNKDTLAFSFSGLLSATERLAKKESHGSEGVSEAVQRAVARAFQTAAMRHLADKVHLAIDTLGFPVRGLVVSGGVGSNKYLRESMKAMCDAIHSGAIPAYYPPIELCTDNAAMIAWTAILRLQDGLVCEPFDLPIRKKWSLEDLYDDVPASSYRS; from the exons ATG CCCAAAGCCATCTCACAAGCCCTGGCCGACGCGAAactccgcctcgacgacctcgatgcAATAGCATACACCCGCGGGCCGGGGATGTTCGGCTGCCTCACTGTATGCACTACTGCCGCACGCGCGCTGGCCGCAGCGAGCGGTAAGCCCATCGTCGGCGTGCACCACATGCAGGCACACGCACTCACCGCTCTTCTTACTGAAGAGAAGCCCCCAGAGTTTCCGTtcttcaccctcctcgTTAGCGGGGGACATacgcagctcgtcctcgccgaggacatgAGCAAGTATCGCATCGTGATGACCACCACAGATAACGCCGTCGG CGACGTGTTTGACAAGgttgcgcgcctcctccacctcccgcCCTCTCCTACACGCGGCCTGGGACCTGTGTTGGAAGAATACGCCGCACGACCTCCATTACCGCCGTACGATGAGGCACCACTACgtctccctctcccgcTGGAGGGACGGAACAAGGATACTCTCGCGTTCTCCTTCTCTGGTCTCCTTAGCGCCACGGAGCGGCTGGCGAAGAAGGAATCTCATGGGTCTGAAGGAGTGTCCGAGGCCGTACAACGTGCCGTGGCGCGCGCGTTTCAGACTGCCGCGAtgcgccatctcgccgacAAGGTACACCTAGCTATCGACACGCTCGGATTCCCGGTCAGAGGCCTTGTTGtcagcggcggcgtcggaTCCAACAAATATCTCCGAGAATC GATGAAAGCCATGTGCGACGCTATCCACAGCGGCGCTATACCCGCTTACTACCCTCCAATAGAACTGTGTACTG ACAACGCCGCAATGATCGCGTGGACGGCCATTCTCCGTCTGCAAGACGGACTTGTCTGCGAGCCTTTCGACCTGCCGATTCGGAAAAAGTGGTCACTGGAGGATCTGTATGACGACGTGCCCGCGTCGTCTTATCGCTCCTGA